A single window of Acanthopagrus latus isolate v.2019 chromosome 1, fAcaLat1.1, whole genome shotgun sequence DNA harbors:
- the slc44a2 gene encoding choline transporter-like protein 2 isoform X4, which produces MWSEQQPGAEPCVRMELEEKNPDPKYGESKKFDPNFKGPIHNRGCTDILCCILFILALLGYFAVGILAWSQGDPRKVIYPTDSRGQFCGQAGTPLEKKRLLFYFNILKCASPLVLLEFQCPTTQLCVESCPDRHLTLVKAKLGNKDDHEYYKQYCKDGVDFAKLSPPEILRDSLCPAMLMPSKPFTRRCLPALGTMKGGVVVVGNETSFNDGEGNNINATDVLEASKKSNVVVEARQVAMRIFEDYTQSWHWILLGLVIAMVVSLIFIVLLRFLAGVMVWVMIVLVILVIGYGIFHCYMEFASLKGEPGADVTIRDLGLQTDFSVYLQIRQTWLAFMIILAIVEVIVILLLIFLRKRILIAIALIKEASRAVGHVMSSLFYPLLTFALLAIVIAYWAITAVFLSTSNDQVYKVFNKTDCEYSRETCDPKTFNTSNVSAQCPDAECLFAFYGGETLYHKYLILFQFYNVFLFFWCANFVTALGQVTLSGAFASYYWAFKKPEDIPAYPIFASLGRALRYHTGSLAFGSLILSLVQVIRVFLEYLDHKLKGAQNKFAKFLLSCMKCCFWCLEKCIKFLNRNAYIMIAIYGKSFCPSARDAFFLLMRNIVRVAVLDKVTDFLLFLGKLLIVGIVGIFSFFFFSGRIKAVEEAAPSLNYYWVPILTLVVGSYLIAHGFFSVYAMCVDTLFLCFLEDLERNDGSAERPYFMSQNLLSLLKKSNEEPKSVD; this is translated from the exons ATGTG GTCTGAACAGCAGCCAGGAGCCGAGCCGTGTGTGAGAatggagctggaggaaaaaaacccgGACCCTAAATACG GGGAGTCCAAGAAGTTCGACCCAAACTTCAAAGGGCCGATTCACAACAG GGGCTGCACAGACATCCTCTGCTGTATCCTCTTCATCTTAGCCTTGCTGGGGTACTTTGCTGTGGGTATCCTCG CCTGGTCTCAGGGTGACCCCAGGAAAGTGATCTACCCCACGGACAGCAGGGGGCAGTTCTGTGGACAAGCTGGAACGCCTCTGGA AAAGAAGCGACTTCTGTTCTACTTCAACATCCTGAAATGTGCCAGTcctctggtgctgctggagTTCCAGTGTCCCACCACACAG ttaTGTGTAGAAAGCTGTCCTGACAGGCACCTTACACTGGTGAAAGCCAAGTTAGGCAACAAAGACGACCATGAATACTACAAGCAATACTGTAAGGATGGAGTGGACTTCGCCAAACTG AGTCCACCGGAGATCCTGAGGGACAGCTTGTGTCCGGCCATGCTGATGCCCAGTAAACCCT TCACGCGTCGCTGCCTTCCTGCTTTGGGAACGATGaaaggaggggtggtggtggtgggcaaTGAAACCAGTTTTAATGATGGCGAGGGCAACAATATCAATGCCACAGACGTGCTGGAAGCATCCAA GAAATCAAATGTGGTTGTTGAAGCTCGCCAGGTGGCCATGAGAATCTTTGAGGACTACACTCAGTCTTGGCACTGGATATTGCT TGGTCTGGTGATTGCCATGGTGGTCAGCTTGATTTTCATCGTCCTGCTACGATTCTTGGCCGGCGTCATGGTCTGGGTCATGATTGTTTTGGTTATTCTAGTAATTGGATATG gAATTTTCCACTGTTACATGGAGTTTGCGAGTTTGAAGGGAGAGCCGGGCGCTGACGTCACCATCCGTGACCTGGGCCTGCAGACGGACTTCTCTGTCTACCTGCAGATCAGACAGACTTGGCTGGCCTTCA TGATCATTCTGGCTATTGTAGAGGTCATCGTCATCTTGCTACTCATCTTCCTCAGAAAGAGGATTCTGATTGCCATCGCACTCATCAAAGAGGCCAGCAG ggcTGTTGgacatgtgatgtcatcactttTCTACCCACTGCTGACCTTTGCCCTCCTGGCCATTGTGATCGCTTACTGGGCCATCACAGCTGT TTTCTTGTCCACATCTAACGATCAGGTGTACAAGGTGTTCAACAAGACTGATTGCGAATACTCACGAGAGACCTGCGACCCCAAG acATTCAACACCTCCAATGTTTCAGCCCAGTGTCCTGATGCAGAGTGTCTGTTTGCCTTCTATGGTGGGGAGACCCTCTACCACAAATACCTCATCCTGTTCCAGTTCTACaacgtcttcctcttcttctggtGCGCCAACTTTGTGACAGCCCTGGGCCAGGTCACTCTGTCGGGGGCCTTCGCCTCGTATTACTGGGCCTTCAAGAAGCCTGAAGATATCCCAGCCTACCCCATCTTTGCCTCGCTGGGACGGGCCCTCCG ATACCACACAGGCTCCCTGGCTTTTGGCTCTCTGATCCTGTCTTTGGTCCAGGTCATCAGGGTGTTTCTGGAGTACCTGGATCACAAATTGAAAG GTGCTCAGAACAAGTTTGCTAAATTCCTGCTTAGCTGCATGAAGTGCTGCTTCTGGTGTCTGGAGAAATGTATCAAGTTTCTGAACAGAAATGCCTACATCATG attGCCATCTATGGAAAAAGTTTCTGCCCTTCAGCTCGAGACGCCTTTTTCCTTCTCATGAGGAACATTGTCAG GGTGGCTGTTTTGGATAAAGTGACCGACTTCCTGCTGTTTCTTGGGAAGCTCCTCATAGTTGGAATTGTTG ggattttctctttcttcttcttctctggaaGAATCAAAGCAGTGGAGGAGGCTGCTCCATCTCTTAACTACTACTGGGTGCCAATTCTG ACGCTGGTAGTGGGATCCTACCTCATCGCCCATGGTTTCTTCAGCGTGTATGCAATGTGTGTGGACACACTGTTCCTCTGCTTCT TGGAGGATCTGGAGCGCAACGATGGATCAGCAGAGAGGCCGTACTTCATGTCGCAGAACCTGCTGTCCCTCCTGAAGAAGTCCAATGAAGAACCCAAATCTGTAGATTag
- the slc44a2 gene encoding choline transporter-like protein 2 isoform X2 — protein MELEEKNPDPKYGESKKFDPNFKGPIHNRGCTDILCCILFILALLGYFAVGILAWSQGDPRKVIYPTDSRGQFCGQAGTPLEKKRLLFYFNILKCASPLVLLEFQCPTTQLCVESCPDRHLTLVKAKLGNKDDHEYYKQYCKDGVDFAKLSPPEILRDSLCPAMLMPSKPFTRRCLPALGTMKGGVVVVGNETSFNDGEGNNINATDVLEASKKSNVVVEARQVAMRIFEDYTQSWHWILLGLVIAMVVSLIFIVLLRFLAGVMVWVMIVLVILVIGYGIFHCYMEFASLKGEPGADVTIRDLGLQTDFSVYLQIRQTWLAFMIILAIVEVIVILLLIFLRKRILIAIALIKEASRAVGHVMSSLFYPLLTFALLAIVIAYWAITAVFLSTSNDQVYKVFNKTDCEYSRETCDPKTFNTSNVSAQCPDAECLFAFYGGETLYHKYLILFQFYNVFLFFWCANFVTALGQVTLSGAFASYYWAFKKPEDIPAYPIFASLGRALRYHTGSLAFGSLILSLVQVIRVFLEYLDHKLKGAQNKFAKFLLSCMKCCFWCLEKCIKFLNRNAYIMIAIYGKSFCPSARDAFFLLMRNIVRVAVLDKVTDFLLFLGKLLIVGIVGIFSFFFFSGRIKAVEEAAPSLNYYWVPILTLVVGSYLIAHGFFSVYAMCVDTLFLCFCEDLERNDGSSDRPYFMSPELHEILSKTKKVEEDGNAVEQVDSAKQEDEVKLEEETPLNHQQDGEIQLKEQLVLRQDNEEEEPLKSKMDSEEPKEEKSEEQKVSEAEEAEKKEEEGKREEVKEAVEKQESKLVEKTEEAAPPAQDTEKEETDEKKEEKDESKEENPPSAPQE, from the exons atggagctggaggaaaaaaacccgGACCCTAAATACG GGGAGTCCAAGAAGTTCGACCCAAACTTCAAAGGGCCGATTCACAACAG GGGCTGCACAGACATCCTCTGCTGTATCCTCTTCATCTTAGCCTTGCTGGGGTACTTTGCTGTGGGTATCCTCG CCTGGTCTCAGGGTGACCCCAGGAAAGTGATCTACCCCACGGACAGCAGGGGGCAGTTCTGTGGACAAGCTGGAACGCCTCTGGA AAAGAAGCGACTTCTGTTCTACTTCAACATCCTGAAATGTGCCAGTcctctggtgctgctggagTTCCAGTGTCCCACCACACAG ttaTGTGTAGAAAGCTGTCCTGACAGGCACCTTACACTGGTGAAAGCCAAGTTAGGCAACAAAGACGACCATGAATACTACAAGCAATACTGTAAGGATGGAGTGGACTTCGCCAAACTG AGTCCACCGGAGATCCTGAGGGACAGCTTGTGTCCGGCCATGCTGATGCCCAGTAAACCCT TCACGCGTCGCTGCCTTCCTGCTTTGGGAACGATGaaaggaggggtggtggtggtgggcaaTGAAACCAGTTTTAATGATGGCGAGGGCAACAATATCAATGCCACAGACGTGCTGGAAGCATCCAA GAAATCAAATGTGGTTGTTGAAGCTCGCCAGGTGGCCATGAGAATCTTTGAGGACTACACTCAGTCTTGGCACTGGATATTGCT TGGTCTGGTGATTGCCATGGTGGTCAGCTTGATTTTCATCGTCCTGCTACGATTCTTGGCCGGCGTCATGGTCTGGGTCATGATTGTTTTGGTTATTCTAGTAATTGGATATG gAATTTTCCACTGTTACATGGAGTTTGCGAGTTTGAAGGGAGAGCCGGGCGCTGACGTCACCATCCGTGACCTGGGCCTGCAGACGGACTTCTCTGTCTACCTGCAGATCAGACAGACTTGGCTGGCCTTCA TGATCATTCTGGCTATTGTAGAGGTCATCGTCATCTTGCTACTCATCTTCCTCAGAAAGAGGATTCTGATTGCCATCGCACTCATCAAAGAGGCCAGCAG ggcTGTTGgacatgtgatgtcatcactttTCTACCCACTGCTGACCTTTGCCCTCCTGGCCATTGTGATCGCTTACTGGGCCATCACAGCTGT TTTCTTGTCCACATCTAACGATCAGGTGTACAAGGTGTTCAACAAGACTGATTGCGAATACTCACGAGAGACCTGCGACCCCAAG acATTCAACACCTCCAATGTTTCAGCCCAGTGTCCTGATGCAGAGTGTCTGTTTGCCTTCTATGGTGGGGAGACCCTCTACCACAAATACCTCATCCTGTTCCAGTTCTACaacgtcttcctcttcttctggtGCGCCAACTTTGTGACAGCCCTGGGCCAGGTCACTCTGTCGGGGGCCTTCGCCTCGTATTACTGGGCCTTCAAGAAGCCTGAAGATATCCCAGCCTACCCCATCTTTGCCTCGCTGGGACGGGCCCTCCG ATACCACACAGGCTCCCTGGCTTTTGGCTCTCTGATCCTGTCTTTGGTCCAGGTCATCAGGGTGTTTCTGGAGTACCTGGATCACAAATTGAAAG GTGCTCAGAACAAGTTTGCTAAATTCCTGCTTAGCTGCATGAAGTGCTGCTTCTGGTGTCTGGAGAAATGTATCAAGTTTCTGAACAGAAATGCCTACATCATG attGCCATCTATGGAAAAAGTTTCTGCCCTTCAGCTCGAGACGCCTTTTTCCTTCTCATGAGGAACATTGTCAG GGTGGCTGTTTTGGATAAAGTGACCGACTTCCTGCTGTTTCTTGGGAAGCTCCTCATAGTTGGAATTGTTG ggattttctctttcttcttcttctctggaaGAATCAAAGCAGTGGAGGAGGCTGCTCCATCTCTTAACTACTACTGGGTGCCAATTCTG ACGCTGGTAGTGGGATCCTACCTCATCGCCCATGGTTTCTTCAGCGTGTATGCAATGTGTGTGGACACACTGTTCCTCTGCTTCT gTGAGGACTTGGAAAGAAATGACGGCTCATCTGACAGGCCTTACTTCATGAGCCCTGAGCTGCACGAGATcctctcaaaaacaaaaaaggtggaGGAAGACGGTAATGCTGTTGAGCAAGTGGATTCTGCCAAGCAGGAAGATGAGGTAAAATTGGAGGAAGAGACCCCTCTCAACCACCAACAAGACGGAGAGATCCAACTGAAAGAGCAGCTAGTGCTCAGGCAGGacaatgaggaagaggagcctcTGAAATCCAAGATGGATTCTGAGGAGCccaaagaggagaaaagtgaAGAACAAAAGGTGAGTGAGGCAGAGGAGGctgagaagaaagaagaagagggcaaAAGAGAAGAGGTGAAAGAGGCTGTGGAGAAGCAGGAGTCCAAACTGgtggagaagacagaggaggcgGCCCCTCCTGCTCAGGACACTGAGAAAGAGGAAACcgatgaaaagaaagaagaaaaagatgaatcTAAGGAAGAAAATCCTCCTTCTGCACCACAGGAGTAG
- the slc44a2 gene encoding choline transporter-like protein 2 isoform X1, which yields MWSEQQPGAEPCVRMELEEKNPDPKYGESKKFDPNFKGPIHNRGCTDILCCILFILALLGYFAVGILAWSQGDPRKVIYPTDSRGQFCGQAGTPLEKKRLLFYFNILKCASPLVLLEFQCPTTQLCVESCPDRHLTLVKAKLGNKDDHEYYKQYCKDGVDFAKLSPPEILRDSLCPAMLMPSKPFTRRCLPALGTMKGGVVVVGNETSFNDGEGNNINATDVLEASKKSNVVVEARQVAMRIFEDYTQSWHWILLGLVIAMVVSLIFIVLLRFLAGVMVWVMIVLVILVIGYGIFHCYMEFASLKGEPGADVTIRDLGLQTDFSVYLQIRQTWLAFMIILAIVEVIVILLLIFLRKRILIAIALIKEASRAVGHVMSSLFYPLLTFALLAIVIAYWAITAVFLSTSNDQVYKVFNKTDCEYSRETCDPKTFNTSNVSAQCPDAECLFAFYGGETLYHKYLILFQFYNVFLFFWCANFVTALGQVTLSGAFASYYWAFKKPEDIPAYPIFASLGRALRYHTGSLAFGSLILSLVQVIRVFLEYLDHKLKGAQNKFAKFLLSCMKCCFWCLEKCIKFLNRNAYIMIAIYGKSFCPSARDAFFLLMRNIVRVAVLDKVTDFLLFLGKLLIVGIVGIFSFFFFSGRIKAVEEAAPSLNYYWVPILTLVVGSYLIAHGFFSVYAMCVDTLFLCFCEDLERNDGSSDRPYFMSPELHEILSKTKKVEEDGNAVEQVDSAKQEDEVKLEEETPLNHQQDGEIQLKEQLVLRQDNEEEEPLKSKMDSEEPKEEKSEEQKVSEAEEAEKKEEEGKREEVKEAVEKQESKLVEKTEEAAPPAQDTEKEETDEKKEEKDESKEENPPSAPQE from the exons ATGTG GTCTGAACAGCAGCCAGGAGCCGAGCCGTGTGTGAGAatggagctggaggaaaaaaacccgGACCCTAAATACG GGGAGTCCAAGAAGTTCGACCCAAACTTCAAAGGGCCGATTCACAACAG GGGCTGCACAGACATCCTCTGCTGTATCCTCTTCATCTTAGCCTTGCTGGGGTACTTTGCTGTGGGTATCCTCG CCTGGTCTCAGGGTGACCCCAGGAAAGTGATCTACCCCACGGACAGCAGGGGGCAGTTCTGTGGACAAGCTGGAACGCCTCTGGA AAAGAAGCGACTTCTGTTCTACTTCAACATCCTGAAATGTGCCAGTcctctggtgctgctggagTTCCAGTGTCCCACCACACAG ttaTGTGTAGAAAGCTGTCCTGACAGGCACCTTACACTGGTGAAAGCCAAGTTAGGCAACAAAGACGACCATGAATACTACAAGCAATACTGTAAGGATGGAGTGGACTTCGCCAAACTG AGTCCACCGGAGATCCTGAGGGACAGCTTGTGTCCGGCCATGCTGATGCCCAGTAAACCCT TCACGCGTCGCTGCCTTCCTGCTTTGGGAACGATGaaaggaggggtggtggtggtgggcaaTGAAACCAGTTTTAATGATGGCGAGGGCAACAATATCAATGCCACAGACGTGCTGGAAGCATCCAA GAAATCAAATGTGGTTGTTGAAGCTCGCCAGGTGGCCATGAGAATCTTTGAGGACTACACTCAGTCTTGGCACTGGATATTGCT TGGTCTGGTGATTGCCATGGTGGTCAGCTTGATTTTCATCGTCCTGCTACGATTCTTGGCCGGCGTCATGGTCTGGGTCATGATTGTTTTGGTTATTCTAGTAATTGGATATG gAATTTTCCACTGTTACATGGAGTTTGCGAGTTTGAAGGGAGAGCCGGGCGCTGACGTCACCATCCGTGACCTGGGCCTGCAGACGGACTTCTCTGTCTACCTGCAGATCAGACAGACTTGGCTGGCCTTCA TGATCATTCTGGCTATTGTAGAGGTCATCGTCATCTTGCTACTCATCTTCCTCAGAAAGAGGATTCTGATTGCCATCGCACTCATCAAAGAGGCCAGCAG ggcTGTTGgacatgtgatgtcatcactttTCTACCCACTGCTGACCTTTGCCCTCCTGGCCATTGTGATCGCTTACTGGGCCATCACAGCTGT TTTCTTGTCCACATCTAACGATCAGGTGTACAAGGTGTTCAACAAGACTGATTGCGAATACTCACGAGAGACCTGCGACCCCAAG acATTCAACACCTCCAATGTTTCAGCCCAGTGTCCTGATGCAGAGTGTCTGTTTGCCTTCTATGGTGGGGAGACCCTCTACCACAAATACCTCATCCTGTTCCAGTTCTACaacgtcttcctcttcttctggtGCGCCAACTTTGTGACAGCCCTGGGCCAGGTCACTCTGTCGGGGGCCTTCGCCTCGTATTACTGGGCCTTCAAGAAGCCTGAAGATATCCCAGCCTACCCCATCTTTGCCTCGCTGGGACGGGCCCTCCG ATACCACACAGGCTCCCTGGCTTTTGGCTCTCTGATCCTGTCTTTGGTCCAGGTCATCAGGGTGTTTCTGGAGTACCTGGATCACAAATTGAAAG GTGCTCAGAACAAGTTTGCTAAATTCCTGCTTAGCTGCATGAAGTGCTGCTTCTGGTGTCTGGAGAAATGTATCAAGTTTCTGAACAGAAATGCCTACATCATG attGCCATCTATGGAAAAAGTTTCTGCCCTTCAGCTCGAGACGCCTTTTTCCTTCTCATGAGGAACATTGTCAG GGTGGCTGTTTTGGATAAAGTGACCGACTTCCTGCTGTTTCTTGGGAAGCTCCTCATAGTTGGAATTGTTG ggattttctctttcttcttcttctctggaaGAATCAAAGCAGTGGAGGAGGCTGCTCCATCTCTTAACTACTACTGGGTGCCAATTCTG ACGCTGGTAGTGGGATCCTACCTCATCGCCCATGGTTTCTTCAGCGTGTATGCAATGTGTGTGGACACACTGTTCCTCTGCTTCT gTGAGGACTTGGAAAGAAATGACGGCTCATCTGACAGGCCTTACTTCATGAGCCCTGAGCTGCACGAGATcctctcaaaaacaaaaaaggtggaGGAAGACGGTAATGCTGTTGAGCAAGTGGATTCTGCCAAGCAGGAAGATGAGGTAAAATTGGAGGAAGAGACCCCTCTCAACCACCAACAAGACGGAGAGATCCAACTGAAAGAGCAGCTAGTGCTCAGGCAGGacaatgaggaagaggagcctcTGAAATCCAAGATGGATTCTGAGGAGCccaaagaggagaaaagtgaAGAACAAAAGGTGAGTGAGGCAGAGGAGGctgagaagaaagaagaagagggcaaAAGAGAAGAGGTGAAAGAGGCTGTGGAGAAGCAGGAGTCCAAACTGgtggagaagacagaggaggcgGCCCCTCCTGCTCAGGACACTGAGAAAGAGGAAACcgatgaaaagaaagaagaaaaagatgaatcTAAGGAAGAAAATCCTCCTTCTGCACCACAGGAGTAG
- the slc44a2 gene encoding choline transporter-like protein 2 isoform X3, with protein sequence MTKYERQGESKKFDPNFKGPIHNRGCTDILCCILFILALLGYFAVGILAWSQGDPRKVIYPTDSRGQFCGQAGTPLEKKRLLFYFNILKCASPLVLLEFQCPTTQLCVESCPDRHLTLVKAKLGNKDDHEYYKQYCKDGVDFAKLSPPEILRDSLCPAMLMPSKPFTRRCLPALGTMKGGVVVVGNETSFNDGEGNNINATDVLEASKKSNVVVEARQVAMRIFEDYTQSWHWILLGLVIAMVVSLIFIVLLRFLAGVMVWVMIVLVILVIGYGIFHCYMEFASLKGEPGADVTIRDLGLQTDFSVYLQIRQTWLAFMIILAIVEVIVILLLIFLRKRILIAIALIKEASRAVGHVMSSLFYPLLTFALLAIVIAYWAITAVFLSTSNDQVYKVFNKTDCEYSRETCDPKTFNTSNVSAQCPDAECLFAFYGGETLYHKYLILFQFYNVFLFFWCANFVTALGQVTLSGAFASYYWAFKKPEDIPAYPIFASLGRALRYHTGSLAFGSLILSLVQVIRVFLEYLDHKLKGAQNKFAKFLLSCMKCCFWCLEKCIKFLNRNAYIMIAIYGKSFCPSARDAFFLLMRNIVRVAVLDKVTDFLLFLGKLLIVGIVGIFSFFFFSGRIKAVEEAAPSLNYYWVPILTLVVGSYLIAHGFFSVYAMCVDTLFLCFCEDLERNDGSSDRPYFMSPELHEILSKTKKVEEDGNAVEQVDSAKQEDEVKLEEETPLNHQQDGEIQLKEQLVLRQDNEEEEPLKSKMDSEEPKEEKSEEQKVSEAEEAEKKEEEGKREEVKEAVEKQESKLVEKTEEAAPPAQDTEKEETDEKKEEKDESKEENPPSAPQE encoded by the exons ATGACAAAATACGAAAGACAAG GGGAGTCCAAGAAGTTCGACCCAAACTTCAAAGGGCCGATTCACAACAG GGGCTGCACAGACATCCTCTGCTGTATCCTCTTCATCTTAGCCTTGCTGGGGTACTTTGCTGTGGGTATCCTCG CCTGGTCTCAGGGTGACCCCAGGAAAGTGATCTACCCCACGGACAGCAGGGGGCAGTTCTGTGGACAAGCTGGAACGCCTCTGGA AAAGAAGCGACTTCTGTTCTACTTCAACATCCTGAAATGTGCCAGTcctctggtgctgctggagTTCCAGTGTCCCACCACACAG ttaTGTGTAGAAAGCTGTCCTGACAGGCACCTTACACTGGTGAAAGCCAAGTTAGGCAACAAAGACGACCATGAATACTACAAGCAATACTGTAAGGATGGAGTGGACTTCGCCAAACTG AGTCCACCGGAGATCCTGAGGGACAGCTTGTGTCCGGCCATGCTGATGCCCAGTAAACCCT TCACGCGTCGCTGCCTTCCTGCTTTGGGAACGATGaaaggaggggtggtggtggtgggcaaTGAAACCAGTTTTAATGATGGCGAGGGCAACAATATCAATGCCACAGACGTGCTGGAAGCATCCAA GAAATCAAATGTGGTTGTTGAAGCTCGCCAGGTGGCCATGAGAATCTTTGAGGACTACACTCAGTCTTGGCACTGGATATTGCT TGGTCTGGTGATTGCCATGGTGGTCAGCTTGATTTTCATCGTCCTGCTACGATTCTTGGCCGGCGTCATGGTCTGGGTCATGATTGTTTTGGTTATTCTAGTAATTGGATATG gAATTTTCCACTGTTACATGGAGTTTGCGAGTTTGAAGGGAGAGCCGGGCGCTGACGTCACCATCCGTGACCTGGGCCTGCAGACGGACTTCTCTGTCTACCTGCAGATCAGACAGACTTGGCTGGCCTTCA TGATCATTCTGGCTATTGTAGAGGTCATCGTCATCTTGCTACTCATCTTCCTCAGAAAGAGGATTCTGATTGCCATCGCACTCATCAAAGAGGCCAGCAG ggcTGTTGgacatgtgatgtcatcactttTCTACCCACTGCTGACCTTTGCCCTCCTGGCCATTGTGATCGCTTACTGGGCCATCACAGCTGT TTTCTTGTCCACATCTAACGATCAGGTGTACAAGGTGTTCAACAAGACTGATTGCGAATACTCACGAGAGACCTGCGACCCCAAG acATTCAACACCTCCAATGTTTCAGCCCAGTGTCCTGATGCAGAGTGTCTGTTTGCCTTCTATGGTGGGGAGACCCTCTACCACAAATACCTCATCCTGTTCCAGTTCTACaacgtcttcctcttcttctggtGCGCCAACTTTGTGACAGCCCTGGGCCAGGTCACTCTGTCGGGGGCCTTCGCCTCGTATTACTGGGCCTTCAAGAAGCCTGAAGATATCCCAGCCTACCCCATCTTTGCCTCGCTGGGACGGGCCCTCCG ATACCACACAGGCTCCCTGGCTTTTGGCTCTCTGATCCTGTCTTTGGTCCAGGTCATCAGGGTGTTTCTGGAGTACCTGGATCACAAATTGAAAG GTGCTCAGAACAAGTTTGCTAAATTCCTGCTTAGCTGCATGAAGTGCTGCTTCTGGTGTCTGGAGAAATGTATCAAGTTTCTGAACAGAAATGCCTACATCATG attGCCATCTATGGAAAAAGTTTCTGCCCTTCAGCTCGAGACGCCTTTTTCCTTCTCATGAGGAACATTGTCAG GGTGGCTGTTTTGGATAAAGTGACCGACTTCCTGCTGTTTCTTGGGAAGCTCCTCATAGTTGGAATTGTTG ggattttctctttcttcttcttctctggaaGAATCAAAGCAGTGGAGGAGGCTGCTCCATCTCTTAACTACTACTGGGTGCCAATTCTG ACGCTGGTAGTGGGATCCTACCTCATCGCCCATGGTTTCTTCAGCGTGTATGCAATGTGTGTGGACACACTGTTCCTCTGCTTCT gTGAGGACTTGGAAAGAAATGACGGCTCATCTGACAGGCCTTACTTCATGAGCCCTGAGCTGCACGAGATcctctcaaaaacaaaaaaggtggaGGAAGACGGTAATGCTGTTGAGCAAGTGGATTCTGCCAAGCAGGAAGATGAGGTAAAATTGGAGGAAGAGACCCCTCTCAACCACCAACAAGACGGAGAGATCCAACTGAAAGAGCAGCTAGTGCTCAGGCAGGacaatgaggaagaggagcctcTGAAATCCAAGATGGATTCTGAGGAGCccaaagaggagaaaagtgaAGAACAAAAGGTGAGTGAGGCAGAGGAGGctgagaagaaagaagaagagggcaaAAGAGAAGAGGTGAAAGAGGCTGTGGAGAAGCAGGAGTCCAAACTGgtggagaagacagaggaggcgGCCCCTCCTGCTCAGGACACTGAGAAAGAGGAAACcgatgaaaagaaagaagaaaaagatgaatcTAAGGAAGAAAATCCTCCTTCTGCACCACAGGAGTAG